The Elaeis guineensis isolate ETL-2024a chromosome 14, EG11, whole genome shotgun sequence genome has a segment encoding these proteins:
- the LOC140853848 gene encoding uncharacterized protein, translating into MTHRHRPPSLLLILSPFLLFSSLTSFKGNLTAVAQCLPDQSSALLRLKEGLFFTDTELGSWKSGTDCCDHWEGVTCDPASAGRVTALDLSNRITHGTIDTILFNLTSLTSLNLANTELYQRIPSSGFEKLANLTRLNLSNAGFYGQTPLGISRLTKLVSLDLSTPVDAPAISLNLRDPDLRTLIANLSNLRELYLDGIDISSNGSEWCRAVSDSTPGLQALSLVYCSLYGPIDSSLLKLRSLSKLRLDENSLESSGLEFFANFSSLSMLSLSSCGLTGYFPARIFQHRNLTLLDVSGNAYLSGNLPEFPEDSTLESLVLSNTNFSGTLPRSIGNLKSLANLQISDCILSGVIPSSFSNLTQLVHLDLSFNNLSGELPSMVRWRSISDVVLSNNKLTGSITSSFGNGVLPNLTRIDLTDNLLSGTIPVSLFSLPSLQNLLLGQNQFSDHLEEFSNPPSTLSYVDLSNNRLQGPIPKSVFRLSNLKVLNLASNNFSGTVVLDSLGCLRNLSELDLSNNSLSGTIPVSLFSLPSLQELVLRQNQFSGHLQEFPNPSSTLSFVDLSNNMLQGPIPKSVFRLSNLRALILASNNFSGTVGLASIGNLRNLSFLDLSNNMLSVIDGDDSSSLASFPSIYSLSLVSCNLSRLPAFLRYQKGVEILDLSMNRIGGSIPSWIWSIEKYSSVTYVNLSFNMFTSVEGPPYFSNFSSMILDLQANMLQGPLPVPPPNTIALDYSNNSFTSSIPSNFSAYIGFTIFLSLSNNRLTGEIPPSICNASYLKVIDLSNNNLNGSISSCLLEGSNHLVILNLRGNQFHGTLPQNFNGNCALRTINLNGNQLNGPLSRSLAKCSTLEVLDLGNNHIVDSFPYWLGRISTLRVLILRSNGFFGHVGPPPGNDGSNYTFEMLQIFDLSSNNFTGSLPSECFKNLKAMKANSDFNRSTVDYRYLESGQSPYYQNSVTVTSKGQNMVLVKKILTIFTSIDFSSNHFEGSITGEIGELHSLVVLNMSHNALIGGIPPQLGNLLQLESLDLSSNDLSGEIPQQLTSLTFLSSLNLSYNNLSGKIPQGSQFSTFTNTSFIGNKGLCGSPLSKQCSFPSTDSPSGSIDGASGDQIWNHFTVVMIGLGFGVGFAVVVVLLAIWRRG; encoded by the coding sequence ATGACTCATCGTCACCGccctccctccctcctcctcatcctctcgCCTTTCCTTCTATTCTCCTCCTTAACGTCCTTCAAAGGTAATTTAACCGCCGTAGCCCAATGCCTCCCGGACCAGAGCTCCGCCCTCCTCCGGCTGAAGGAAGGCCTCTTCTTCACCGACACCGAACTCGGATCTTGGAAGTCGGGCACCGACTGCTGCGACCACTGGGAGGGCGTTACCTGCGACCCGGCTTCTGCGGGTCGGGTCACCGCTCTCGACCTCAGCAACCGCATCACACACGGTACGATTGATACCATCCTCTTTAACCTCACCTCCTTGACTTCTCTCAACCTTGCGAACACTGAGCTCTACCAAAGAATCCCATCGTCAGGGTTCGAGAAGCTCGCTAATCTCACCCGTCTCAACCTCTCCAACGCCGGCTTCTATGGCCAGACACCGTTAGGCATCTCTCGCCTAACGAAGCTGGTCTCTCTCGACCTCTCCACCCCGGTCGACGCACCTGCAATCTCACTCAATCTTCGTGATCCTGATCTCAGGACCTTAATTGCAAACCTTAGCAATTTGAGGGAACTCTACCTCGATGGCATCGACATCTCTTCCAATGGTTCCGAGTGGTGCAGAGCAGTGTCCGACTCGACCCCTGGCCTTCAAGCGCTGAGCTTGGTATACTGTTCGCTCTATGGTCCAATTGACTCATCGCTCTTGAAGCTTCGGTCGTTGTCGAAACTTCGCCTTGATGAGAATAGCTTGGAATCCAGTGGGCTGGAGTTCTTCGCTAACTTCTCTTCTTTAAGCATGCTTAGTCTCAGTTCTTGTGGGCTCACGGGATATTTTCCGGCAAGGATATTTCAGCATAGGAATTTGACATTACTTGATGTCTCGGGCAATGCATATCTTTCTGGGAATTTGCCTGAGTTCCCCGAAGATAGCACTTTGGAAAGTTTGGTTCTATCTAACACGAACTTTTCTGGGACTTTACCTCGGTCTATTGGAAATCTCAAGTCTTTGGCAAACTTGCAGATTTCGGATTGTATACTTTCTGGGGTCATACCCTCTTCTTTTAGCAACCTCACCCAGCTGGTCCATTTGGACCTCTCATTCAATAATCTCAGTGGTGAGCTTCCTTCAATGGTTCGATGGCGAAGCATTTCAGACGTAGTACTTTCTAATAATAAGCTGACTGGATCAATAACTTCCTCGTTTGGTAACGGAGTGCTTCCCAATCTTACGAGGATTGATCTAACAGATAACTTGCTCTCTGGTACGATTCCTGTATCGCTGttttctctaccatctttgcagAATTTGCTACTTGGACAGAACCAGTTCTCGGATCACCTCGAAGAGTTTTCAAATCCTCCTTCCACGTTGTCATATGTTGATTTGAGCAATAACAGGCTGCAGGGACCAATTCCAAAGTCAGTCTTTCGGCTCTCAAACCTAAAAGTTCTCAATCTTGCATCAAACAACTTCAGTGGTACAGTGGTGCTAGACTCGCTCGGGTGCTTGAGGAATCTCTCGGAACTGGATCTCTCAAATAACTCACTCTCTGGCACGATTCCTGTGTCCCTGTTTTCTCTACCATCTTTACAGGAGTTGGTACTACGCCAGAACCAGTTCTCGGGTCATCTCCAAGAGTTCCCAAATCCTTCTTCCACGTTGTCATTTGTTGATTTGAGCAATAACATGCTGCAGGGACCAATTCCAAAGTCAGTGTTTCGGCTCTCAAACCTAAGAGCTCTCATTCTTGCATCAAACAACTTCAGTGGTACAGTGGGGCTAGCCTCGATCGGGAACTTGAGGAATCTCTCGTTTCTGGATCTCTCAAATAACATGCTGTCAGTAATAGATGGAGATGATTCTTCTTCGTTGGCTTCTTTCCCCAGTATCTACTCATTGAGCCTGGTATCTTGCAATCTGAGCAGGCTTCCTGCTTTTTTGAGATATCAAAAAGGAGTCGAGATTCTGGACCTCTCGATGAATAGGATTGGTGGGAGTATACCCAGTTGGATATGGAGTATTGAGAAGTACAGTTCTGTCACTTACGTCAATCTTTCTTTTAACATGTTTACCAGTGTGGAAGGGCCACCCTATTTCTCCAATTTCAGCTCAATGATCCTTGACCTTCAAGCCAACATGCTTCAAGGACCTCTTCCTGTCCCTCCGCCGAACACCATTGCTTTGGATTACTCGAACAACTCCTTCACGTCTTCTATTCCATCCAATTTCAGTGCATATATTGGCTTCACCATCTTCCTTTCACTGTCTAATAACAGACTCACAGGAGAGATCCCTCCTTCCATTTGTAATGCAAGCTATCTCAAAGTGATTGATCTTTCAAACAACAATTTGAATGGTTCGATCTCATCATGCCTTTTGGAAGGTAGCAATCATTTGGTCATACTTAATCTGAGAGGGAACCAGTTTCATGGAACCTTGCCTCAGAATTTTAACGGAAATTGTGCTCTGCGGACAATAAATCTCAATGGTAACCAGTTGAACGGGCCTTTATCCAGATCCTTGGCCAAGTGCAGCACGCTGGAGGTCCTAGACCTTGGAAACAACCACATAGTCGACTCCTTCCCATATTGGCTGGGAAGAATTTCGACACTGCGCGTTCTCATTCTGAGGTCCAATGGATTCTTTGGCCATGTTGGACCTCCTCCAGGAAACGATGGAAGCAATTACACATTTGAGATGCTGCAAATATTTGATCTGTCTTCCAACAACTTCACCGGCAGCTTACCCTCGGAATGCTTTAAGAATCTAAAAGCCATGAAGGCTAATTCAGATTTTAATCGCTCTACTGTGGATTATAGGTACCTGGAGTCCGGCCAATCACCCTACTATCAGAACAGTGTCACAGTCACAAGCAAAGGGCAGAACATGGTGCTAGTGAAGAAGATCCtgactatcttcacatccattgatTTCTCAAGTAATCACTTCGAAGGCAGCATCACGGGGGAGATTGGGGAACTCCATTCACTGGTGGTGTTAAACATGTCGCACAATGCTCTTATAGGTGGAATCCCTCCTCAGCTTGGGAACCTGCTCCAGCTCGAGTCTTTGGATCTCTCTTCAAACGACCTCTCAGGCGAGATTCCCCAGCAACTGACTTCTCtcactttcctttcttctttgaaCCTCTCATACAACAATTTATCGGGAAAAATACCGCAGGGTAGTCAGTTCTCTACATTCACGAACACTTCGtttatagggaataaaggtttaTGTGGGAGCCCGCTTTCTAAACAATGTAGTTTTCCGAGTACAGATTCTCCTTCAGGCTCCATTGACGGAGCTTCTGGAGACCAAATTTGGAATCATTTTACTGTCGTCATGATAGGATTGGGTTTCGGAGTCGGCTTTGCGGTGGTAGTTGTGCTTCTGGCGATCTGGAGGCGTGGGTGA